The genomic stretch CTGCTTAAAGACATGTTTTCACCAATTTACTCGACAAAATCAGTTTTTATCAGTTGTAACGTCACCCAACAGAACTTGGGTCTATACAATACAACTACGAGTGTGTGAAAGAAAGCTTACTTCCTGCAGGAGATTGCCTTCAGCTGCGTTGTAGATTCTAACAAGTGTTCCCTTGGTGCTAGCAGTTGCAATGAGCCTCCCATCCTGCGACAACGCGAAGCACGCGACACGGGAAGTGTGTGCATTAATAAACTTGGTCTTCCTTGCCCCATAGTGTTCCACCCTAATCTGCCCCTTCTGGGCACCGGGGCAAACAAGCACGATAGACCCGGGCTGCTGCGACACAGCGCAGAGGCCCTTGGGGTTGGGCGCCGTCTCGATCTGGTGCACGAGCTTAAGGTCCGCGAAGTTGTAGACGAAGATTTTGTTCTCGAGTACCACGATGATGCGGTCGCGCCGGAGCCGGACGCCTCGTACGGGGGAGCGGAAGGAGAGCTCCCCGATGCAGCGGCTCTGGTGGTCGTCCCAGATCATGACCTTGTTAGGCGGGTAGTGGGGATtatcgccgccgccgacgagcgCGAGTATGTTGCAGCGGAACAGCATCTCGACGACGCCGATACCCCCTCCCCCGgcaccgccgccgacgccggcgcCGGTAGCGCCGTCGCCCACGGCGGCAAGGTCCCGGCGGAAGATCTCGCGGAAGGGGTCGCAGTTGTAGATGCGGAAGCCCGACTTGGTGCCCGCCGCGAAGCAGCCGTAGTCCTGGTTGAAGGAGATGTGGAGGAGGTCCTTGGCAGCGGGCGAaggcgccgcggccgccgccgctgcgggGGCGGGAGCGGGGGCTGAGGAGGGCGCCGAGGAGACGGACGAGGAGTCATCGCTCTCGCTCTCCTCGCCGCCGGAAGGGGTGGGGTCGATCGAGGTGGTGAGGGACGTCGGCGCCGTCTCCGGCTCTGGCTCCGGcgactcttcctcctcctcctcgtgctgctgctgcagcggcGGGTCGTCGGGGACAGGGTTAGGGTTTGGTGGGGCCGGCGCGGCGGCTGGCGTCGCCATGGGTGGGGGCGAGGGGCAGAACGGGGAGGTAGGTAGGGTTGCGTGTCACGGGGCTGCTGGGGCGGTGCTGAGGGTTAGCGATAGAGGTCAGGGGTGGCCTAGGGTAAGCGGAGCTGGAGGTCGGGGTTATTCACGGTGCTGCCATTGGTCGAGGTGGCTCGTCGTGCTCGGCTCGGGTAAGCGTGGCGGGGAAGGCAGCGCATACCTTTCGTGGCGTACGGGTTGCCGTAACTCGTGTATACACGGCCCAGAATCGATGGGCGGAAACGAAAATGTTTCTGAGCCCTTGTTtaattccaaaatattttgcaaaacatgtactgtagcatttttgtttgtttgtgaaaaatattgtccaatcatggattaactaggctcaaaagatccgtcccatcaatttcgaccaaactatgcaattagtttttattttcgtctatatttaatactccatgcatgcgtctaaagattcgatgggacggaaaatctgaaaaattttgcaaaattttttgggaactaaacaaggcctgattcaGGGATCGCTCGCTTCTGAATTCTGACtcttttggctactctctcatatagtagggccttgtttagttccgaaaacatttcggattttgctactgtagcatttttgtttttatttgacaaatattatctaatcataaactaactaagatcaaaagattcgtctcgcgatttacagacaaattgtgtaattagtttttgttttcgtctatatttaatgcttcatgcatgtgccgcaagattcgatgtgacggagaatcttgaaaagtttttggatttcggggtgaactaaacaaggcataggtgttttttaaggaaaaaaagattctggccttgtttagttccaaaatattttgcaaaatgtgaatagtaccaatttcgtttgtatttgacaaatattgtccaatcatagactaactaggttcaaaagattcgtctcgtcaattccgaccaaactgtgtaattagtttttattttcgtctatatttaatacttcatgcatacgtctaaagattcgatgtgacggggaatctgaaaaattttgctaatttttttgaactaaacaaggcctctatTGATAAGTAGCGTAATTGATTACACCATGTTTAAATGTGAAACTCTGGACGCAAAACATAGTATACGCTAAGTCCACTAATAAAAATCTTCACCACTAAATAATATTGAAGACTATCTAATTCCAAACCGTTGCAACCCAATAATACTTCTGGTAGCCATCGGAGCATAACTCTCCGATCATCCTTAACGACAAGCACCTAAACTCGAAAAGACCACATGATCCGACACCGTGGGAACTTTTTAGGGCATATCGAACACGTTGAAAAAACATTGACCATCTCATCGCCGAAGATGATAAGGGACAATtaggcctgtttggttccccttctaaattttagctagttaaaattattttagctacttttgGATGACTATGGAACTAAGGTtatgtttagttcatccaaaaaaacaaaaaacttttcaagattctcatcacatcgaatcttgcgacacatgcataaaacactaaatatggatgaaaataaaaattaattgcacagtttacatgtaaatcgcgaaataaatcttttgagtctagttagtccatgattggacaataattgtcaaataaaaatgaaagtgctacagtaccgaaaaccaaaaaaatttcgaaactaaacaaggcctaaactattttaactcattttagtcaatgtgttggaaactttagctactaaagtgactaaaatttagctagctaaaagttagatggtggaaccaaacaaggccttaatctaGCTCCGCATGTACCGGCGCCGTGAAAAGCCCAGTCACCACGAATTGCAATCCATTGAGTTAGTCACACACACACGTGCAAACAGGAAACTTGTTTATCCCCTAATTACATCACCCATGCAAAAACATAAGCAACATGTAGACCACCGGTAAAATGCCTAGAGCGGCACATACACTAGAGACCTGTTTGATACATAAGATTCGGCGACAAAGAAGATACTAATCATCATCCCATGGAATAGTCTTTATTTAGTTCAATAAAACCATAATAAACTATTTAGACCTAATGCGAAGCAGGTTTTCGCTCGTATTGCCATTGGTGATCATAAGAAACTCTTTAGACCTAATGCAGAGGCAAGAGTTTTAATTTGCACAAAACAAATTCTTATTACAGATCCAGCCTCTTGTTGTTTTTTAATCTCTCAAAAAGCAAAACTAAACAAAGGAAAAATTGATTGAATAACTAACCGTGAAAATGCGACATGCCTACTTTGTGTTTACATTGCGGACTATGTTCATTGGCCTAATTTGTTATTTTGCCCATCACCTGCCAACACATCCTTGCACGGCAACTTtttttttaaggccttgttaagttccgaaaaaattttagatttcggtactatagtatttttgtttttatttgataaacattatctaatcatagactaactagactcaaaagattcatctcataatttacaaacaaactgtgtaattagtttttgttttcgtctatggtcttgtttagttctcaaaaagatgtgaaaaatttttaagatttcccgtcacatcgaatcttacggcgtatgcatgaagcattaaatataaacgaaaataaaaactaattacatagtttatctgtaatttgtgagacgaatcttttgagcctaattagttcatgattggataatatttgtcaaatacaaacgaaagtgctacagtaccctaaGGCAAAAATTGttgtgaactgaacaaggcctatatttaatactccatacatatgccgcaagattcgacgtgacatagaatcttgaaaagattttagttttttttgggtgaacgaaacaaggcctaagtcgaCTTTGCAGAACACGTCggagaacaaggccttgtttagttcaccctcaaaactaaaaacttttcaagattttccgtcacatcgaatcttgcgacaaaagcatgaaacattaaatatagatgaaaacaaaaactaattgtatagtttttacccataatttgcgagacgaatcttatgagcctagttactctatgatttgacaatatttgtcaaatacaaacgaaaatgctataataaCGTTTTTCAAAAAACTttagcaactaaacaaggcctaattaaaCCGATTCACTCGCGGACGGCGGATGGCAATCATGTCAAGTCAACTGATGAACCAAACGGTGAATCGTAAACAAAATTAAATGTGAATCCTGTAGACATATTTGCCACGGTCGCCATTGGTCATTTTTTTGGTCCATCAGCATCCATCGACCCATCGTTCCGGCCATCGATCCATCGCCTTCCCTCGTACGCGTGTGCATTGTATCCGTTCGTCGTCGTCCTTGACATGAAAAGGCTCCGCACTCTGCCATACTCATGCTTGCCGTCATGAGCATACGATTTTCAGGTAGCATCAACACAGACTTACGACGGCGAGAAGCAAAagagcggcggcgacggcgtctCCTGGGCGCTCGGCATACTACTCAACTACTGTACTCAACTACTGTATGATTAAAAGTAATCTTGAGCCCTTTCGTTTGTCTTTTTAGCTGTACAATATTttactctcacaataaatcagtgaacAACATGCCCTTATCATAAAATTCCTCATATTACTAGAACTAGAACAGAGGGtacaataaggccttgtttagttcgcaaaaattttcaagattctctgtcacatcgaatctttggtcacatgtatggagcactaaatatagatgaaaataaaaactaattgcacaatttacctgtaatttatgagatgaatcttttgagcctagttactccatgattggacaatgtttgtcaaataaaaacgaaaatgatacagtagctaaaaactaaattttttgcgaagtaaacgaggcctaagatttgcatcaacacacatacaCGCGTGTATAATATGGGCATCAGTCCTACCACTGAACCACAAGTCCTAAAATACTCCTCTACTTATAGTCCACTACCACATGCTCCATTTTGTTTCATTCTTCGTTTTCTCGAAGAAAACTGCTACACTGTGCTTGACTCGGTGCGTATTCCTCTGGTGTTAAGACCTTGttcagtttccaaaatttttcaagatttctcgtcacatcgaatcttgcgacacatgcatatagataaaaaagataactaattacacagtttatctgtaatttgcgagaaaatcttttaaacctagttagtctataattgaataataattgttaaataaagccgaaagtgctacagtagcgaaacccaaaatttttcacaaaCTAAAGAGAAATCGTTTTTGCTATAAATATTACTAGACAACTACACTACCGTATTTTAGAACGAAGGAATACTACAGTATATAAACTTTAATTCCGCCGTGAACAGTAGAAGGCTTGGCCACGAAGcacacataggccttgtttactttaccctgaaaaccaaaaagttttcaagattccccgtcacatcgaatcttgtggcatatgcataaaacattaatataaataaaaataaaaactaaatacacaatttagctgtaaatcacgagacgaatcttttgatcctagttagtccatgattggataatatttgtcacaaacaaacaaaagtgctacagtaccacaATCTTttcattttttggaactaaacaaggccatattcgTACTCGCATAGGCCATCAATCAACtagggcattgtttagttcgcaaaaatttttgtttttggctactatagcatttcgtttttatttgacaaatattgtccaatcacggagtaattagactcaaaagatttatctcacaaattacaggtaaactgtgcagttagtttttatttttgtctatatttaatgctctatacatgcgaccaaagattcgatgtgacgggaaatcttgaaattttttgcgaactaaacatggcctatgTCCACGTTGATAGCAACTTGCAATCAGCAAGCATCGATCCTTTTTCTCATGATCGTGGACCTCCCCCACAGATTTTTTCAGGACGACACGGTGGCGAGGAACGAGAGAAAGAGAAATACCATGTGATACTGTAGTCTGCTCAGTAGCAGCGGCGGCTTCAAGCACGAGTGGAGTGAAAGCAGCCTAATACTAGGTGACACTGTACATGTTTGCACCAATATAAGTATTTATTCAATAATACAATGTATCAAAAGTATATTAGGCTAAAAAAGCTGATGCTTATACCAGTCGAATCTGCCAATcatttgttataagagaaaatattgtttaatAAGTCTTTAAAAAATATCGCTCGGACTTACCAGCCGAATCTGCCAATCATTTAACAGTGTTTTTATTTCTCAACAAATTAATCCACAGTACTTTTTACAATGTCTTACTGTATTAACCAAACTTCTACAATGTCTTATTAACCAAACGAGGAAGACGTGCTCTCTCTCTCGTGGACCATCGTCTCTCCTCTCCTGACTCCTGAGATCATCATAGCAGCCTCTGCAGGTCACCCACTCACCCCTAACACCTGCACGACACTTAAGTTTTGTAGACACTGTCATCAGAGTTGGTTGGCGAAAAAGCCACCAACGCCACATTGGTGCGAAGTAGCCACGCCCCGCCATTTTTCTCCTATCCTACATAGAGAAGTCGCACTCAACAGTAGTACAGCACCGTGAATTCAATTTCCTGATACCTTATACaatttttttgttatttatttcttCCTTTTGAAAAGGCACCTCATACA from Sorghum bicolor cultivar BTx623 chromosome 3, Sorghum_bicolor_NCBIv3, whole genome shotgun sequence encodes the following:
- the LOC8063624 gene encoding autophagy-related protein 18a, producing the protein MATPAAAPAPPNPNPVPDDPPLQQQHEEEEEESPEPEPETAPTSLTTSIDPTPSGGEESESDDSSSVSSAPSSAPAPAPAAAAAAAPSPAAKDLLHISFNQDYGCFAAGTKSGFRIYNCDPFREIFRRDLAAVGDGATGAGVGGGAGGGGIGVVEMLFRCNILALVGGGDNPHYPPNKVMIWDDHQSRCIGELSFRSPVRGVRLRRDRIIVVLENKIFVYNFADLKLVHQIETAPNPKGLCAVSQQPGSIVLVCPGAQKGQIRVEHYGARKTKFINAHTSRVACFALSQDGRLIATASTKGTLVRIYNAAEGNLLQEVRRGADRAEIYSLAFSNNLQYLSVSSDKGTIHVFNLKINVGSTANDKPMPAPDPEVPHISPPLSFIKGVLPKYFHSEWSVAQFRLHEGEQYIVAFGHEKNTVAVVGMDGSFYRCQFDPVNGGEMLQLECYNFLKPSDQP